A window of Paenibacillus phoenicis genomic DNA:
TGCGGATTCCTTCCTGCCGTAGTTGGCTGTCAGGAAGTCTGCATCCCCAAACGCCCGCAGCGAATAGGACCCCAAATCCGAAATGATCCGTCGTTCGGCTTCATTGTAAATGTAAATGGTGTTGGCAAAAGGCAAAGTTAAGCTTAGGTCAATCAGTTTTTTCTGCAGCAAGAAGTCACCCAATGCATCTTGTGAGGCGTTCGCGAAGTAGTCCTGAATCTCGCCGTCCATCAACACCTTGCTGACGACGTTGCGCTCGATTAGCATGAGATTCGCATCCGCGTTAAAGACGATCCGATCGAGGATCGCCTTGTTGGTTTCCAAGTATTTTCGCTCGGAAGCGTTGTTGAGGGCTAAGAAAATCACGAAGATCATGGAAGAAATGATCACGAAGAGGATCGGAGCATAGGAAAGAATCGTACGGTAATACCAGTTCATTCGCATATCCAACTCTCCTAAACCGTTTCATTTATTATAAGAGATCCCATTCATGTTGTTAATTCACAATTTATTCGAAATTCTCATTTTTTATTTGGCGCAGGTTGCACACTTCGTCGAACATTTCTGCAAACCCGCGCCGCTGCGCGGTTCTGCGAGGGACAAGCCGGGAAAATTGTACGCTCAGCTACCCAGGAGTACCTATCCAAGCGAGGCGAACCTCGATATGCTTGGATTGAAGGGGCGCTCCATGCCGCTGGACAGAATGAAATGGCTATATAGATATAATGATGAAACGAAAAAAGCGGACGGCTCGGCTGTAAATGAGAGCGCTACCAATAAAGATGGGGGGGCATCCCATGCTTCGGCATTCCCGGGTTTTCCGCAGCTTTCTGATTTCGTATGTCGCTATCCTGCTCATTCCCTGCATCGGCGGGTATATCTCGTACCGGACTTCCATCTCGGTGACGGAGTCGATCTCCATCGAGAACAGCGTCATTCAGCTGGAGAGAAGCCAAGAGCTGCTCGAGCACCGGATGGCGGAAGTGGAGGGCATGACTCGGCAGTTGGCAATCAGCCAGGAGATTAACGCCCTGATGAACGACCGAGGTACGGAGAGGGATGTGTACGGCATCTGGAAGGCGATGCGCAACGTTCTGACGTTTGGGCAAACCAACGATTTTTTGCGTAACTATTTTATATATCTGGCGAACTATAACTTAATTATCACCTCCGGATCGTCTTACCGGCCGGAGCATTATTATGAGTATTTTCATTATGATAATCTGTCGTTTGAGGAATGGGAGCAGCAGGTGTTGGGCACAACCCACCGCAGCGAAATCAAACCGCTGACTCCGTTTAGCGAACGGGACATGAAAACTTCCGTGATCACCTACATGCAATCGCTGCCTCTGGATAGTTTTAACGATACCTCACCAGCGATCGTCGTTGTGTTAATAGATCAGAAGACGATTGCCGGACTGTTATCCGGTTTAACGGAACAAAGCGGCGGGTGGGTTCATATCTACGATGCGGAGGGCAATACGATCTTCCTTCAGGGGGAAACGGTACCGGATATCGCCAAGCTGCACTCTGATCCGAAGTTTGACGAGAGCAAGACGAGCCAATTTTATGGCAGCGATCTCGTGATCACGACGCGATCCGATAAGAACGGCTGGGTTTACCAAGCCGGCATCCCACGAAGCACTCTCATGGAGAAACCCAACCAGATCAAACGGATCTCCTGGATGATTACGGGCGGCGCGATGTTAATCGGATTGCTGGTGGGCTTGTTCCTGGCTTACCGGAACAGTCTCCCCATCAACCGATTAATCGGCGTGATGAAGGAGCAGTTCGGTAAGGATGACGATACGGGGCACAACGAGTTTGATTTCCTAAGCGGGAACATTGCCGGCATGATTACGAAGAACAAACTGCTGGAGGCGGAGCTTCATCGCCAGCTTCCGCTGGTGCGCGACGCTTTCCTGAAGCGGCTGATTGCCGGGGAATTTGAATCGCGGGAGGAGATCGTCTCTGCGGCGGCGCAGGCCGACATTCCGCTCCGGCAAGGCGAAGGCTATGTTGGTATTTTGCAAATCAACGGATACGCCGGCATGGATACCGTAGAGGTGCTGAATGAGCTAAACGCCGCAAGGCTGCTGATGAAGCAGGCGATCACCGAGCTTGCAGGGCCGGTGCCGATGACCGATTTGGGGTCGGACAAAATCGTACTGCTGTTCTTCTGCGAAGCGGATCAGCTGCCAGGGCCGGCGGAGGAAGAGCGGATTACCACACTGATGGAGGAGCTTGCCCAGCATGTGTTCGCCGAATACAAAATCTCGATGCAAGCCGGATTTGGCGAAGCCTTTGCCAGCGTCACGGAGGTCGGCCAATCCTTCGATCAGGCGAAGCAGGCCCTGGAATATGCGGTTTACTTGAACAAGAAAGGCATCCTGTGGAGCCATGAAACGCAAAGCACAAACACGACCTACTATTACCCCCTCGATACGGAGCATCGCCTGATCAGCACGATCCGGGCCGGGGAGCTGGAAGAAGCCCAGAAGATTATCGATTCGATCATCGCGCAGAATTTGGAGCAACGCGAGCTGTCGGTGGAAATGAAAAACCAGCTCGTCGGGGAAATCAAGGGGACGTTCCTCAAGCTGCTGGATCAGAAAATCTTCCTGGAATCCCCGTTGTTCGAGAGCGTCAAGCAGCGAATCATTGACATCAGCCCTACTGTGCCGCTGGAGACGATTCAGCAGGATATCCATGGGATTATGGAAGAATTGTGCGGTTTTATCGCCAAGAAGAAGAAGGATTCACACGCCCAGCTGATCAAACAGATCTATCAGTATACAGCCGAATCCTATGCCGACCCGGACCTGACGCTATATCGGGTTGCGGAGTACGTGGAGCGGCCGGAGAAATACATCTCCCAGCTGTTTAAAGAAGTGACCGGGGTGAATTATTCCGATCATCTGATTAAAGTGCGGATGGACCAGGCCGCATTGCTGCTGAAGGAGAGCAACTATACCGTTGACGAAATCGCCGCCCGGGTGGGGTACAACAGCTCCCACTCGTTCCGGCGGGCATTCAAACGGTTAACGGGAGTTTCGCCCAGCGCTTACAGGCAGTCCTTTCAGGATTGATCGGGATCGGCCAGACGATTCATCCATGTTAAGTCCATAACGTACAACCGCCTAGCAGCGGCCGTACCTTCCGAATGAGGAAGGGTGCGGCCGCTGTTTTTTATTTGCGGAATCGTGGCTCCCGTACCGAAGGATGTTCCCTGAAAAACGGGAGAACTGTACGCCAAAAGACGGAAGTGTACCTGTTCAACGCCGCCAAACATGCCCTATGATCGACTCGAGAAGAAAACGCTATCATCCATCAAGGCGCTTACAAAACTTATAGGGGGAATTATTCTGGAAAAACAACTTGCTTTCCAACCGGATTACGTCCCGGACGCCAAGCGCAAGGCCAGTTACTGGCGTACCGCGCGCAGAAATATCAAGAAGCACTGGCAGCTGCATTTGCTGGTCATTCCTCCCATTTTGTTTTTTCTGATTTTTAAATACTACCCGATGCTGAATGCGGTGCTGGCGTTCAAGGACTACAACGTGATCAAAGGGATCTGGGGAAGTCCGTGGGTAGGGTTCAAGCATTTCCGACTGTTTTTTGAAAATCCGCAGTTTTGGACGCTGGTGAAGAACACGATTTTTCTCAGCGGGTATCTCATCCTCGCCGGATTTCCGATTCCGATTATTCTGGCGCTGATGATCAACGAAATTCGCGCCGGCCGCTTCAAGAAGTTCGTGCAGCTGGTTTCCTTTGCGCCGTATTTCATTTCGACGGTCGTCATGGTGTCGATGATTATGCTGTTTCTTGCGCCCCGGCTCGGCTTTGCCAATATCGCACTGAATTACTTCGGGTTTGAGTCCATCAATTTCCTGGGGGAACCGGGCATGTTCCGTTCGATTTATGTCTGGTCGGACATTTGGCAAACCGCGGGTTATAACGCCGTGATCTACTTGGCAGCTTTGGCGGGCGTCGATCCGACGTTGTACGAAGCGGCGAAGGTGGACGGGGCCTCGCGGTTCCAGAAAATTCGCCACGTCGACCTGCCGGGCATCGTACCGACCATCGTGATCATCCTGATCCTGAACGTCGGCAACGTCATGGCACTGGGCTTCGAGAAGGTGTACCTGCTGCAGAATCCGCTAAACCTGGTCAATTCCGAAATCATTGCAACCTACGTTTACCGGATCGGCCTGCTGAATGCCAACTACAGCTTCGCCACCGCGGTCGGCTTGTTTAATTCCATCATCAATCTCGTTCTGCTGCTGACCGTTAACGGTTTGGCCAAGCGGCTGACGAAGAGCAGCATCTGGTAGGAAAGGAGTTAGGGTATGGCAGCTACAGCAACCCCTAAGAGAAGAATCAAAGAATCGGCGGGAGACCGGATATTTATCGGCTTCATCTACGTGATCCTGACCCTGCTCGTCATCATTGTGCTTTATCCGCTCATCTATATCATCAGCAGCTCCATCAGCTCTCCGGCGGCCGTCACCTCGGGCCGGGTCTGGTTGTGGCCGGTGGACCTGTCGTTTAGAGGCTTTGAAGAGCTGTTCCGAAGAGGTGAGGTAATCACCGGCTATCTCAACTCGATCTTTTATACGACGGCCGGGACCCTCATCAGTGTCACGTTGACCATCATGATTGCTTATCCCTTGTCGCGCCGGTCGTTCTTCGGCCGGAACGCGCTAATGATGGTCATTACCTTTACGATGATTTTTAGCGGGGGCCTGATTCCCACCTATATGGTCGTGAAGGGGCTGGATCTGATCGATACGCGCTGGGCCCTTTTGATCCCGAATGCGATATGGGTATGGCAGGTGATCATCGCCCGTTCGTTTTTCCAGACTTCTATTCCCGAGGAGCTGCTGGAAGCGAGTGAAATCGACGGCTGCAGCGATTTGAGGTTCATCTGGAGCGTCGTACTGCCGCTGTCCAAACCCATCATTGCCGTGCTCGTGCTAATGTATGCGGTTGGGCAGTGGAACGCTTATTTCGATGCGTTGATTTACTTGAAATCGGCAGACCTGTTCCCGCTGCAGCTCATCTTGCGAAGCATCATTATCCAGAACAACAGCGGCAGCAACATGGATGCGATCGCCATGGTCGAGAAGCAGCAACTGGCTGAGTTGCTGAAATACTCACTGATTGTGGTGGCTACGCTGCCGGTATTGATTATTTATCCGTTCGTGCAGCGCTATTTTGTTCAGGGGATGCTGGTCGGTTCGGTGAAAGGCTGATCCTTGCACCTCCGAAAGTGGCAGTTGCGCCTGAAGGCGGCTGACTTCATGATAGAAGGAGGTGATGCTCTCGATAGGCACCAAGAGAGTTGCAGAAGGGAAGCGAATGACATCTATACAAAAAGGGAGCGATCAAATTTGAAAAAAATCCTGCTTAGCATGTTCATGCTGGTTCTAGCGATTACGCTGGTCCTCAGCGGCTGTTCGGGTAAAAATACAGAGAGCTCGAACAGCGCCCAAGGCAACGGCTCGCCCGGCGGCGCCGAATCTTCGAAGCCGGTGGAAATCAGCGTTTTCGCGGTTCAGGAATCGGGCATCGATATTCCGACCAACAAATTTACGAAGTATATGGAAGAGAAGTTTAACATTAAATTTAATTGGCAGATTAACCCCTCTGACGGCGCGAAGGAGAAACGCCAAATCTCGCTGGCGAGCGGCGACTATCCGGAAGCCTATCTGCTGACCCATTACATCGATGAGTTCTCCCAAGCGGACGTACTTAAATACGGACAGCAAGGGGTGTTCATTCCGCTGAATGATTTGATTGATAAATACGCCCCTAACATTAAGAAAGCCATGGAAGAAACGCCGGAAATGAAAGCGCTGTATACCGCCCCGGACGGAAACATCTACGGACTTGGCGCTTACACGGAGTGCTTCCACTGCTCTTATCCGAATAAAATGTGGGTGAATACCGAGTGGCTGAAGAAGCTGAACCTGGAGGAGCCTAAAACAACGGAAGAATTCAAAGCCATGCTGCAGGCGTTCAAAACGCAAGATCCAAACGGCAACGGCAAAGCCGACGAAGTGCCGCTCAGCGGTTCCATAGAAGATTTCGGCGTACGTATCGTGCCGTATCTGATGAACGCCTTCGTTTATGATGATGACCGTAACTACTTGAACCTGGAAAATGGGAAAGTGGTCTCGGCAGCGATCAAGCCGGAATGGAGAGAAGGTCTGGCTTACATCAAATCGCTGTATGATGAAGGGCTGATTGATCCGGGGGCCTTTACGCAAAACGCCGAAGCCTACAAGAAAATCGGGGAAAATGCGGATGCGGAAATTCTCGGTGCTGGCGCAGGGATGCATCCCGCGATTTTCGTCAACATCGATCCGGGCAACACCCGTTCCGCGCACTATAACCCGCTGGCGCCTTTGACCGGACCAAACGGGGTTTCGTACGCCACGCATGATAACGGCGGCGTCACCTCGGGAGCCAAGTTCGTCATCACAAACAAGGCGAGCGAAGAAGTTCAAATCGCATTAATCAAAGCAATCGACTACTTGTACACGCCGGAAGGGCAAACCAATGCCGCTTCCGGGTTGAAAGGCATCGACTGGACCGATCCGGAGCCTGGGGATAAGGCGCTGGGTGAAGGCGTAACCCCGATGGTCAAACAAATTCCGATGAAGGAAGGCGAAGCGCCGCGTAACGCAGGCTGGAGCGGTATGGGCCATTTCTACATGCCGAAGGAATACCGCGACACCTGGGTGCAAGGTGAAGATATCTATGCTTCGGACGGGTATGAACGCAGATTGTACAACGCCTCGCTGCTCTATCAGGGACATGAACCGAAGGAGATCTTCCCAATCTGGGCAATCTGGATTGATCCAAGCGTGATCGACGAAGCCAGCATGCTGCAAACGAACCTGAAAAATTACATCGAGCAAAGCCAGCTGCAGTTCATCACTGGCAACAAGGATCTGGACAAGGATTGGGACGCTTATGTGAAAGGTCTGAAGGATCTGAAGCTGGACCGCTATCTGGAGATCTTGCAGAAGGCTTATGATCAGTTGGCGAAATAATTGGATCCCCTCATGTCGCATGATCGCGGCTTGAATCCAGGCCGGCCTGTTGGGCCGGCGTTCCTTTTTTCTAGCTCAAAAGGGGCGTTTTCCGGCATTTTTCTTCCAAAACAGCGATAGATGGAGAGGAGCAGATGTGTTATGTTGGGCGAAGATAGGATAACGCCAGGACTAGCTTCTGAACACATGTTGGGTACGCTCCGTTCGGAGGTACCCGTGGAGGATGAACCACCTGTGACTGTGATCTCCTTAGGTTATTATGGGGCCCGGCCGGATACGCAAGAGGATACGCAGCCAGCCATGCAGATGGCGTTGGAGGAAGCCGCGCGAACGGAAGGGCCGGTTGTGCTGGAGGTGCCTTATGGCCGATATCATTTTTACCCGCAATCGGCGATCCGAGCTCCTTATCATGTCACCAATACAGCAAGTGAAGAGGAGCATTTCGATATCACGAAAACGATCGGGATACTGCTGAAAGAACAAAAGCGGTTGACCATTAGGGGGAACGGGTCCCTGTTCTTGTTCCACGGCAAGCAGACGATGCTGTTGATCGACGGCAGCGCAAATATCGTCATCCATGACCTTCACTTTGATTACGCCGTACCGACAGTGACGGAGATGACCGTGGTGCATTGCGAGCCTGAAGCGTGTTGGATGGAGGCGGTGGTGCATCCGGATTCGAGGTATGACATTCAGGAAGGCCGGCTGGCATGGGTTGGCGAGGGCTGGCGCTTTCAGTCCGGACCCATGCAGCTATGTGACCCGGCCGAAAATACAACCTGGCGGGTGGACAACTGGCTGGAGCAGGCGACGACCTCTGCGGAGGAAGTTGGCCCTGGACGGGTAAGGTTTTATTTTGACCGCACCATCCCTGAGGGGCTGGCCCCCGGCCGCGTGGTTCAGATGCGGGATGGAATCCGCGATCAAGTGGGGGTCCTTGTCCATGAAAGTGCGGATATCACGTTCTCCGGCTGCGGGTTTCATTTTATGCATGGGCTTGGGATGGTGGGGCAATTCAGCGAAAACCTCGTTTTCGAGCGTTTGGACCTGTCGCCACGGGCCGAAAGCGGCCGGACGGTGGCCGGCTTTGCGGATTTCATCCATGTGTCGGGCTGCCGGGGGCGAGTGGCAATCCGGAATTGCCGGTTTGCCGGCGCGCATGACGATGCGATCAACGTCCACGGGACATACTTGCGAATCGTCGGCCGTCCGGCGCCCAATCAGCTGCTGGTGAGGTTTATGCATCCTCAAACGTATGGGATATCCGCCTTCCGCGCCGGAGACGAGGTCGGCTTCGTTCATGCGGATACGCTGGTGACCTATGGAAGCGGCAGGGTGAGCGACGTTCTTCGGTTAAACCCCCGCGAGCTGCTGATTACGCTGGAGCAGCCTGCCCCGAGGGAGATGAGGGCGCAAGATGTGGTCGAGAACATCACCTGGTCCCCGGAGGTGGAGATCACGGGCAACCACTTCGCCCGTATTCCGACGCGCGGGGTGCTGGCTTCCACGCGGCGGCGAACCGTAATTCGCGGCAACGTATTTGAAAGAATCCGGATGAGTGCCATTCTTGTTGCTGCTGATGCGCATTCCTGGTACGAGTCGGGCGCGGTAGAGGAGATGGTCCTCGAGGACAATCGATTGATCGATTGCGGCGGTGAAGCGCATGCGGTGATCACCATTGCGCCGGAGAATCGGGAGGTGCACCCGGAGAGATCGGTTCATCGCCGGATTGCCATCGTGAACAATCGTTTCGAATCGGTGCGCGGCTTGCTGCTGTCCGCGCGCTGCGTACAGGATTTGGTGTTTCAAGGGAACACGATATCGCTGGCGTTCTCTGGGGGAATCGACCAAGGAAGTGCTATCCGGCTGGAGGCATGCCCGGATGCGGTGATCGCGGAGAATGTATTCCTCGGCGGTGACGAGCAGGCGAGAGAAACTAAGATCTGGTAGGGGAGGAAGAAAAGATGGAGCGAAACACAAAGCTGCAGTACGACAGGCCGGCCACGGTCTGGACCGAAGCGCTGCCGGTCGGAAACGGGCGCCTTGGCGCGATGATTTACGGCGGGGTGGAACGGGAAACGATCAGTCTGAACGAAGATACTTTATGGTCCGGGTATCCGCGTGATTGGAACAATCCCTCCGCCCGGCAGGTATTGCCTGAGGTGCGGAAGCTGGTCCGGGAAGGCCGTTATGAGGAGGCGGATCAACTGGGACGTCAAATGCTGGGGCCGTACACGGAATCCTATTTGCCGTTTGGCGATTTACAGCTGACGTTCGAGCACGGGGCCGCCTGCCGGAGTTACCGGCGCACGCTGGATCTGGCGGACGCCATCCACGTGACGGAATACACCGTCGGGAAAGTGAGCTATAAGCGCGAAATCTTCGCATCCCATCCCGATCGGATCATCGCCATGCGGCTGACGTGCAGCCAGCCGGGAGCACTTGCTTTTCATGCACGGCTCGACAGTCCGCTCCGCCATATTGCCGCCGTGGAAGACGGGATATTCGTGATGCGGGGGACAGCGCCGGAACGGGTGGAGCCGAACTACGTGAACGCGGATCGCCCGATCCGCTACGGCGATCCGGCCGTCTCCCCGGCGATGGCCTTTGAGGGGCGGCTGGCGGTAACGGAAACCGACGGCCGGGTCAGCGTCGACGGGGACGGTATCCGCGTTCTGGACGCCACGGAGGCCGTATTGTATTTCAGCGCCGCGACGAGCTTTGACCGGTTCGACCAAATCCCCGGGGCGGGGCGACCGGAATCGGTACCGGCGGACGTGGCGGCGGCTCGGGCCAGAGCGGACTTGACTGG
This region includes:
- a CDS encoding right-handed parallel beta-helix repeat-containing protein, with translation MTVISLGYYGARPDTQEDTQPAMQMALEEAARTEGPVVLEVPYGRYHFYPQSAIRAPYHVTNTASEEEHFDITKTIGILLKEQKRLTIRGNGSLFLFHGKQTMLLIDGSANIVIHDLHFDYAVPTVTEMTVVHCEPEACWMEAVVHPDSRYDIQEGRLAWVGEGWRFQSGPMQLCDPAENTTWRVDNWLEQATTSAEEVGPGRVRFYFDRTIPEGLAPGRVVQMRDGIRDQVGVLVHESADITFSGCGFHFMHGLGMVGQFSENLVFERLDLSPRAESGRTVAGFADFIHVSGCRGRVAIRNCRFAGAHDDAINVHGTYLRIVGRPAPNQLLVRFMHPQTYGISAFRAGDEVGFVHADTLVTYGSGRVSDVLRLNPRELLITLEQPAPREMRAQDVVENITWSPEVEITGNHFARIPTRGVLASTRRRTVIRGNVFERIRMSAILVAADAHSWYESGAVEEMVLEDNRLIDCGGEAHAVITIAPENREVHPERSVHRRIAIVNNRFESVRGLLLSARCVQDLVFQGNTISLAFSGGIDQGSAIRLEACPDAVIAENVFLGGDEQARETKIW
- a CDS encoding ABC transporter substrate-binding protein, producing MKKILLSMFMLVLAITLVLSGCSGKNTESSNSAQGNGSPGGAESSKPVEISVFAVQESGIDIPTNKFTKYMEEKFNIKFNWQINPSDGAKEKRQISLASGDYPEAYLLTHYIDEFSQADVLKYGQQGVFIPLNDLIDKYAPNIKKAMEETPEMKALYTAPDGNIYGLGAYTECFHCSYPNKMWVNTEWLKKLNLEEPKTTEEFKAMLQAFKTQDPNGNGKADEVPLSGSIEDFGVRIVPYLMNAFVYDDDRNYLNLENGKVVSAAIKPEWREGLAYIKSLYDEGLIDPGAFTQNAEAYKKIGENADAEILGAGAGMHPAIFVNIDPGNTRSAHYNPLAPLTGPNGVSYATHDNGGVTSGAKFVITNKASEEVQIALIKAIDYLYTPEGQTNAASGLKGIDWTDPEPGDKALGEGVTPMVKQIPMKEGEAPRNAGWSGMGHFYMPKEYRDTWVQGEDIYASDGYERRLYNASLLYQGHEPKEIFPIWAIWIDPSVIDEASMLQTNLKNYIEQSQLQFITGNKDLDKDWDAYVKGLKDLKLDRYLEILQKAYDQLAK
- a CDS encoding ABC transporter permease, which gives rise to MPYDRLEKKTLSSIKALTKLIGGIILEKQLAFQPDYVPDAKRKASYWRTARRNIKKHWQLHLLVIPPILFFLIFKYYPMLNAVLAFKDYNVIKGIWGSPWVGFKHFRLFFENPQFWTLVKNTIFLSGYLILAGFPIPIILALMINEIRAGRFKKFVQLVSFAPYFISTVVMVSMIMLFLAPRLGFANIALNYFGFESINFLGEPGMFRSIYVWSDIWQTAGYNAVIYLAALAGVDPTLYEAAKVDGASRFQKIRHVDLPGIVPTIVIILILNVGNVMALGFEKVYLLQNPLNLVNSEIIATYVYRIGLLNANYSFATAVGLFNSIINLVLLLTVNGLAKRLTKSSIW
- a CDS encoding helix-turn-helix domain-containing protein, with the translated sequence MLRHSRVFRSFLISYVAILLIPCIGGYISYRTSISVTESISIENSVIQLERSQELLEHRMAEVEGMTRQLAISQEINALMNDRGTERDVYGIWKAMRNVLTFGQTNDFLRNYFIYLANYNLIITSGSSYRPEHYYEYFHYDNLSFEEWEQQVLGTTHRSEIKPLTPFSERDMKTSVITYMQSLPLDSFNDTSPAIVVVLIDQKTIAGLLSGLTEQSGGWVHIYDAEGNTIFLQGETVPDIAKLHSDPKFDESKTSQFYGSDLVITTRSDKNGWVYQAGIPRSTLMEKPNQIKRISWMITGGAMLIGLLVGLFLAYRNSLPINRLIGVMKEQFGKDDDTGHNEFDFLSGNIAGMITKNKLLEAELHRQLPLVRDAFLKRLIAGEFESREEIVSAAAQADIPLRQGEGYVGILQINGYAGMDTVEVLNELNAARLLMKQAITELAGPVPMTDLGSDKIVLLFFCEADQLPGPAEEERITTLMEELAQHVFAEYKISMQAGFGEAFASVTEVGQSFDQAKQALEYAVYLNKKGILWSHETQSTNTTYYYPLDTEHRLISTIRAGELEEAQKIIDSIIAQNLEQRELSVEMKNQLVGEIKGTFLKLLDQKIFLESPLFESVKQRIIDISPTVPLETIQQDIHGIMEELCGFIAKKKKDSHAQLIKQIYQYTAESYADPDLTLYRVAEYVERPEKYISQLFKEVTGVNYSDHLIKVRMDQAALLLKESNYTVDEIAARVGYNSSHSFRRAFKRLTGVSPSAYRQSFQD
- a CDS encoding carbohydrate ABC transporter permease, whose product is MAATATPKRRIKESAGDRIFIGFIYVILTLLVIIVLYPLIYIISSSISSPAAVTSGRVWLWPVDLSFRGFEELFRRGEVITGYLNSIFYTTAGTLISVTLTIMIAYPLSRRSFFGRNALMMVITFTMIFSGGLIPTYMVVKGLDLIDTRWALLIPNAIWVWQVIIARSFFQTSIPEELLEASEIDGCSDLRFIWSVVLPLSKPIIAVLVLMYAVGQWNAYFDALIYLKSADLFPLQLILRSIIIQNNSGSNMDAIAMVEKQQLAELLKYSLIVVATLPVLIIYPFVQRYFVQGMLVGSVKG